AAGCATGCGGTTCTCCTCGCCTCTTAGCTCCACGCCGGCCCATTTCCCGTAGGTGGGCGAGCCCTTGCGGATGTCCACGGCCACGTCGAGAATGCGGCCGGCCACACAACGGACGAGCTTGCCGATGGCCGAGGGGTTCTTCTGGTAGTGAAGACCCCGGACCACGCCGCGGCGCGAGCGGGAAAGATTGTCCTGCACCAGGCTCGGGACGGGGCTGTCCTTATAGTCGATTTCGCGGTAGCTTTCCATGAAGTGGCCGCGCGAGTCGGGGAAGAGCTTTCCTTCGACCAGAAGTAATCCCGGAATTTGATAGGGCGTGAATGTTAAGCCCATGCTCACGCCTTGGCGGCGGCTTGCTGACGCCGCCAATGCTCCTGGCCCTCGGGGGGCAAGGTGTAGACGGGATCGTAGTACTCGTAGCGGCGAGTGAGGGCCTCTGGGTCCTCTGCCTCGATGGAGGTGCGGTAGTTCTTGGTCCAATAGGAGATCCCTCGGGCATGGTCGTAGGCGGCGACCTGGTGTACCCAGCGCTTTCCGACGTAGGGCACGTCGCAGGTGATGCGCGGCGTGGCGAACCCCGGCATGTAGCCCATGATGTCGTGCTGGAGCTGTTGGGCCTCGCGGATAGAGGTGCGCCAATGCTCGGAGTTGGGGATGATGTCGCAGACGTAGAAATAGTAGGGCATGATCTTGCCGTGGTCGAGAAGGGTGAAGCAAAGCTCGAGAAGATCGTGGGAGGTCGCGTTGACCCCGCGCAGGATCACCCCTTGGTTGCGCACGTCCCTGAAACCCATCTCGAGCAGTTTCTTGACGGCTTTGGAAAGAAGAGGAGTGATCTGATTGGCATGGTTGACATGGGTGTGGACCGCGAGGTCCACCCCGCGTTCCCAGGATTTCTTGGCGAGGCGCTCCAGGCTCTTGAGGACCTCGTCTTGGAGGAAATGTTGGGGCAGGCCCTGCAGGCCCTTGGAGGCCAGACGAATGTCGCGGATATTGGGTATGTCCATGAGGGACGAGACGAAGGCCTCGAGCTGGGCGATGGGGACGTTGGCGACGTC
The sequence above is a segment of the Elusimicrobiota bacterium genome. Coding sequences within it:
- the rfbC gene encoding dTDP-4-dehydrorhamnose 3,5-epimerase; the protein is MGLTFTPYQIPGLLLVEGKLFPDSRGHFMESYREIDYKDSPVPSLVQDNLSRSRRGVVRGLHYQKNPSAIGKLVRCVAGRILDVAVDIRKGSPTYGKWAGVELRGEENRMLWVPPGFAHGFYVLSEWADVLYKVSGYWVAQDDCGVLWNDPAIGIAWPSGETLVSDKDARLPILAQADNNFSWRP
- a CDS encoding lysine 2,3-aminomutase — encoded protein: MVAKQPFQYPLKRAFAEPDWTRLPGYKSVSRRDWESALWQRQHSVKNVKELKDVFGAYFDDDLAEDVLRDQCERATMSILIPPHMLNTMNERDLRRDPVRRYMLPIFSDRHPKWPNHPMATRDSLHESEMWAVEGLTHRYPTKVLAELIATCPQYCGHCTRMDLVGNSVPQVQKHKFSSQPQRRYQEILDYLRKTPSVRDVVVSGGDVANVPIAQLEAFVSSLMDIPNIRDIRLASKGLQGLPQHFLQDEVLKSLERLAKKSWERGVDLAVHTHVNHANQITPLLSKAVKKLLEMGFRDVRNQGVILRGVNATSHDLLELCFTLLDHGKIMPYYFYVCDIIPNSEHWRTSIREAQQLQHDIMGYMPGFATPRITCDVPYVGKRWVHQVAAYDHARGISYWTKNYRTSIEAEDPEALTRRYEYYDPVYTLPPEGQEHWRRQQAAAKA